The following proteins are encoded in a genomic region of Methylobacterium tardum:
- a CDS encoding GntR family transcriptional regulator yields the protein MKARDDGDRVGAICQALRHAIVERALAPGDRLPEDALGERFGVSRTIARQALLRLAGEGLVDLRRNRIAVVATPSWEEARDTFDVRLGLERLVVRRLAGQLSPEQRQGLLDQIAREEAARGGPEALSIRLATEFHLMLAEMTGSAVLTRYVAELGYRCALILSLYSRPHSSDCAVSEHRDIVAALVAGDAERAAALMDHHLDAVADRARIVPPAPRERDLARLLAPYVAGGGA from the coding sequence ATGAAGGCGCGAGACGACGGGGATCGCGTGGGCGCGATCTGCCAGGCGCTGCGGCACGCCATCGTGGAGCGGGCGCTCGCCCCCGGAGACCGTCTGCCCGAGGATGCCCTCGGCGAGCGGTTCGGGGTCAGCCGCACCATCGCGCGGCAGGCCCTGCTGCGGCTGGCCGGGGAAGGGCTAGTCGACCTGCGCCGCAACCGCATCGCCGTCGTGGCGACGCCGAGCTGGGAGGAGGCGCGCGACACCTTCGACGTGCGTCTCGGCCTGGAGCGGCTGGTGGTGCGCCGCCTCGCCGGGCAGCTCAGCCCGGAACAGCGCCAGGGCCTGCTGGACCAGATCGCTCGCGAGGAGGCCGCCCGGGGCGGGCCGGAGGCGCTGTCGATCCGGCTCGCCACCGAATTCCACCTGATGCTCGCCGAGATGACCGGGAGCGCCGTGCTGACCCGCTACGTCGCGGAACTCGGCTATCGCTGCGCCCTGATCCTGTCCCTCTACAGCCGCCCGCATTCCTCGGACTGCGCTGTCAGCGAGCACCGCGACATCGTCGCCGCCCTGGTCGCGGGCGATGCCGAGCGCGCCGCCGCGCTCATGGACCACCATCTCGACGCGGTGGCGGACCGGGCACGCATCGTCCCGCCGGCCCCGCGCGAGCGCGATCTCGCACGCCTGCTGGCGCCCTACGTCGCGGGCGGCGGGGCCTGA
- a CDS encoding SDR family NAD(P)-dependent oxidoreductase — MSSAVVVGASGGIGRALVAALAAGGMNEPVFALSRAQVSQPEPVRSLSVDITDEASIAAAAQAVGTAGPVGLVLVASGLLHGPDIAPEKAIRALDPAAMTRVFAVNAIGPALVAKHFLPLMPRTERGVFAALSARVGSIGDNRLGGWYAYRASKAALNQILRTLAVETARSHPGLIVVGLHPGTVRTALSHPFRPQAGTPGVFTPDASAAHLLRVVSGLQSRDSGQTFAWDGQPIPP, encoded by the coding sequence ATGAGTAGCGCGGTCGTCGTCGGCGCCTCGGGCGGGATCGGCCGCGCCCTCGTTGCGGCGCTCGCGGCAGGCGGTATGAACGAGCCCGTCTTCGCTCTGTCGCGTGCGCAGGTGTCCCAACCCGAACCTGTGCGCTCCCTGTCCGTCGACATCACGGACGAGGCGTCCATCGCGGCTGCGGCCCAGGCGGTCGGAACGGCGGGACCGGTCGGGCTGGTCCTCGTCGCCAGCGGCTTGCTGCACGGGCCGGATATCGCGCCGGAGAAGGCGATCCGCGCCCTGGATCCGGCCGCGATGACCCGGGTGTTCGCCGTGAACGCCATCGGCCCCGCGCTCGTGGCCAAGCATTTCCTGCCGCTGATGCCGCGTACCGAACGCGGTGTGTTCGCGGCTCTCTCCGCACGCGTCGGCTCGATCGGCGACAACCGCCTGGGTGGATGGTACGCTTACCGGGCGTCGAAGGCGGCGCTGAACCAGATCCTCCGCACCCTCGCCGTCGAGACGGCGCGCAGCCACCCGGGGTTGATCGTCGTCGGTCTCCATCCCGGAACCGTGCGGACGGCGTTGTCCCACCCGTTTCGCCCGCAGGCTGGAACGCCCGGCGTGTTCACGCCCGACGCGAGTGCAGCCCATCTGCTGCGGGTCGTGTCCGGGCTGCAGAGCCGGGATTCCGGTCAGACCTTCGCGTGGGACGGGCAGCCGATCCCGCCGTGA
- a CDS encoding nuclear transport factor 2 family protein — MTDVIHDAATARDAANVTAYLEASMVPDPETAARYMAPNTRIVFTGARVFNHPSEVTAFNAGRYAWVKKRMERLDVVPGDGVTTVYSLGTLYGAWPDGTPFEGNRYVDRFTVRDGLIVGMEVWNDSAERLLTKHGLTA, encoded by the coding sequence ATGACCGACGTGATCCACGATGCCGCCACCGCGCGCGACGCCGCCAACGTCACCGCCTATCTCGAGGCTTCGATGGTGCCGGATCCCGAGACGGCCGCGCGCTACATGGCGCCGAACACGCGGATCGTGTTCACCGGCGCCCGGGTGTTCAACCATCCGTCCGAGGTCACGGCCTTCAATGCCGGCCGCTACGCCTGGGTGAAGAAGCGGATGGAGCGGCTGGACGTGGTGCCGGGCGACGGCGTCACCACGGTCTACAGCCTCGGCACCCTGTACGGCGCATGGCCGGACGGCACCCCGTTCGAGGGCAACCGCTACGTCGACCGCTTCACCGTGCGCGACGGGCTGATCGTCGGCATGGAGGTCTGGAACGACAGCGCCGAGCGCCTGCTGACCAAGCACGGCCTTACGGCCTGA
- a CDS encoding TAXI family TRAP transporter solute-binding subunit, translating to MRRRYAAPAAALAVIIAAAAGAILVHVLLGLFELKLAIAETSTEDRQAATALIGLFSAEHPRVRIRTVLAPDRLGTAAALDRGEAQLALVRADAAPQDGQTLVITRRDAVVFVAPGGSHVDSIAKLRGETVALLDGRKLDPHLLDRILTHYGVPPESVRREVLRMDQLTDAARHHRIGAVFVVAPVAGKVWLPLYTALRKGSGAPRTFEVDEAAALAREHPVLSTIDLPKGAFVGSIPAPSDDITTLSVSHRLVARSRMPDWLAGEITREVLTGKPKLVAMDDDLSGIEAPDTDDKAQALPIHPGAAAYLSGNLPSLSDQAQSVAYWLGLVASAIASLSATGMALHHRYRPPRPPTRVMRLLEIWLAVRTADAADLAGLEAETDAIVEAVVREEAHGRTETIEMRLVALLATHVHEAVRRRAGRAVAGGPHPVP from the coding sequence ATGCGACGGCGGTACGCCGCGCCCGCTGCTGCGCTGGCCGTCATCATCGCCGCTGCAGCCGGCGCGATCCTCGTGCATGTCCTGCTCGGGCTGTTCGAGCTCAAGCTCGCCATCGCCGAGACGAGCACCGAGGATCGTCAGGCCGCCACGGCCCTGATCGGATTGTTCTCCGCCGAGCATCCGCGCGTGCGGATCAGGACCGTCCTGGCGCCGGATCGGTTGGGCACCGCGGCGGCCCTGGACAGGGGTGAGGCCCAACTCGCCCTCGTGCGCGCCGACGCCGCTCCGCAGGACGGACAGACGCTCGTCATCACCCGTCGCGACGCTGTGGTGTTCGTCGCCCCCGGTGGCAGCCACGTCGACAGCATCGCCAAGCTGCGCGGAGAAACGGTGGCGCTCCTGGATGGGCGTAAGCTCGACCCGCACCTGCTCGACCGCATCCTGACGCATTACGGCGTCCCGCCCGAGAGCGTGCGCCGCGAGGTGCTGCGTATGGATCAACTGACCGACGCAGCACGGCACCATCGCATCGGCGCGGTTTTTGTCGTCGCGCCCGTCGCCGGCAAGGTGTGGCTGCCGCTCTACACGGCCCTGCGCAAGGGCTCCGGTGCGCCGCGGACCTTCGAGGTCGACGAGGCGGCCGCGCTTGCCCGCGAGCACCCGGTCCTGAGCACGATCGACCTGCCCAAAGGCGCGTTCGTGGGCTCGATCCCGGCGCCCAGTGACGACATCACGACCCTGTCGGTCAGTCACCGGCTCGTCGCGCGCAGCAGAATGCCGGATTGGCTCGCCGGCGAGATCACGCGGGAGGTCCTGACCGGCAAGCCGAAGCTCGTCGCCATGGACGATGACCTCAGCGGGATCGAGGCGCCGGACACGGACGACAAGGCCCAGGCGCTGCCGATCCATCCGGGCGCGGCCGCCTACCTGTCGGGCAACCTGCCGAGCTTGTCCGACCAAGCCCAGAGCGTGGCCTATTGGCTCGGACTGGTGGCGAGCGCGATCGCCTCGTTGAGCGCGACCGGCATGGCGTTGCATCACCGCTATCGGCCGCCGCGACCGCCGACGCGGGTCATGCGCCTCCTGGAGATCTGGTTGGCCGTGCGCACGGCCGACGCGGCGGACTTGGCCGGTCTGGAGGCGGAGACGGACGCGATCGTGGAGGCCGTCGTCCGGGAGGAGGCGCACGGGCGCACGGAGACCATCGAGATGCGGCTCGTCGCGCTCCTCGCCACCCATGTGCACGAGGCGGTGCGCCGTCGGGCCGGGCGTGCCGTCGCGGGCGGCCCTCATCCCGTCCCGTGA
- a CDS encoding branched-chain amino acid ABC transporter permease, translating into MLTSILVSGLGLGSMYGLVALGFHVTYAVSGTVNFAQGSVVTLGAVLGYALGVTLGWPMSAAIVLALAGCALFGLVVERALVRPFVARGSDAWLLATVAGGIVLDNTVLFTFGKEPRSLPSPLAMKPVEILGTGIYPLQLVIPVVGIALAFAIRTVFRRTDLGRVLLAVAQNADAARLMGIDVRRTVACAFALSAVLAGIAGLLIAPLFSVSAELGTLFGLKAFAVAILGGIGSATGVILAGLLYGLVEAGVTATLGSTYTQLVVFSVIILALTLRPDGLLGRAAVNKV; encoded by the coding sequence ATGCTGACCTCCATCCTCGTCAGCGGCCTCGGCCTCGGCAGCATGTACGGGCTCGTGGCCCTCGGCTTCCACGTGACCTACGCGGTGTCGGGGACCGTGAACTTCGCGCAGGGCAGCGTCGTCACCCTGGGGGCGGTCCTGGGTTACGCGCTCGGCGTCACCCTCGGTTGGCCGATGTCCGCGGCGATCGTCCTGGCGCTCGCCGGCTGCGCCCTGTTCGGCCTCGTGGTCGAGCGGGCGCTGGTCCGCCCGTTCGTGGCGCGCGGCTCGGATGCGTGGCTGCTCGCGACGGTGGCGGGCGGCATCGTCCTCGACAACACCGTGCTGTTCACCTTCGGCAAGGAGCCGCGCAGCCTGCCCTCGCCGCTGGCGATGAAGCCGGTGGAGATCCTCGGGACCGGCATCTACCCGCTGCAGCTCGTGATTCCGGTCGTCGGGATCGCGCTCGCCTTCGCGATCCGCACGGTGTTCCGCCGGACCGATCTCGGCCGCGTCCTGCTCGCCGTGGCGCAGAACGCCGACGCCGCCCGCCTGATGGGGATCGACGTGCGCCGCACCGTGGCCTGCGCCTTCGCGCTCTCGGCGGTGCTGGCCGGCATCGCGGGCCTGCTGATCGCGCCGCTGTTCTCGGTCTCGGCCGAGCTTGGCACCCTGTTCGGCCTCAAGGCCTTCGCGGTGGCGATCCTCGGCGGCATCGGCTCCGCCACCGGGGTGATCCTGGCGGGGCTGCTCTACGGCCTCGTCGAGGCCGGCGTCACCGCGACCCTCGGCTCGACCTACACGCAGCTCGTGGTGTTCTCGGTGATCATCCTGGCCCTCACCCTGCGCCCCGACGGCCTGCTCGGCCGCGCCGCGGTCAACAAGGTCTGA
- a CDS encoding ABC transporter substrate-binding protein: MASFLPPTLRRIAVTTSALLGLAVSTAQAADTVKIGLVTALSGQSAKSGEAISRGIGLAIDEINAKGGVLGRPLELVARDDEANPSKGVLATRELIQRVGVVAVVGGLDTPVSMAIVPIANQMKVPFIGPWAAGTGITRNGAADNYAFRVSAVDALVDEALVAYAVKTYGAKKPGMILVNNAWGESNQKGLKDALQAANLPAAGIEKYEANDVDMVPQLSRLKEAGADALFLVGNVGPSAQVVKSLDRMGWSVPVVSHWGPAGGRFDELAGPSAGKVHFIQTFTFAGNTSPKASAVLDALKAKYPAIKSMADVTPAVGIANAYDATHLLALAIQAAGSTEGPKVRDGFYKIGTYPGLIKTYDKPFAPGQHDALGPNDYVFTRFKDGEIVAVTN, encoded by the coding sequence ATGGCCTCCTTCCTGCCCCCGACCCTGCGCCGCATCGCGGTGACGACGAGCGCCCTGCTCGGCCTCGCCGTCTCGACCGCGCAAGCGGCCGACACCGTCAAGATCGGCCTCGTGACCGCCCTGAGCGGCCAGTCCGCCAAGTCCGGCGAGGCGATCTCCCGCGGGATCGGTCTCGCCATCGACGAGATCAACGCCAAGGGCGGCGTCCTCGGGCGCCCCCTCGAGCTCGTGGCCCGCGACGACGAGGCCAACCCGTCCAAGGGCGTGCTGGCGACCCGCGAGCTGATCCAGCGGGTCGGCGTCGTCGCGGTGGTCGGCGGCCTCGACACGCCGGTCTCGATGGCGATCGTGCCGATCGCCAACCAGATGAAGGTGCCGTTCATCGGCCCCTGGGCGGCCGGCACCGGCATCACCCGCAACGGCGCCGCCGACAATTACGCCTTCCGGGTCTCCGCGGTCGACGCCCTCGTCGACGAGGCGCTGGTCGCCTACGCGGTGAAGACCTACGGGGCGAAAAAGCCCGGCATGATCCTCGTCAACAACGCCTGGGGCGAGTCGAACCAGAAGGGCCTCAAGGACGCCCTGCAGGCGGCCAACCTCCCGGCGGCGGGCATCGAGAAGTACGAGGCCAACGACGTCGACATGGTGCCCCAGCTGTCCCGGCTGAAGGAGGCCGGGGCCGACGCGCTGTTCCTGGTCGGCAATGTCGGCCCCTCGGCCCAGGTGGTGAAGTCCCTCGACCGGATGGGCTGGTCGGTGCCGGTCGTCTCGCATTGGGGCCCGGCGGGCGGGCGCTTCGACGAGCTCGCCGGCCCGAGCGCCGGTAAGGTCCACTTCATCCAGACCTTCACTTTTGCCGGCAACACGTCTCCGAAGGCGAGCGCGGTGCTCGACGCGCTCAAGGCCAAGTACCCGGCGATCAAGTCGATGGCCGACGTCACCCCCGCCGTCGGCATCGCCAACGCCTACGACGCGACCCACCTGCTGGCGCTCGCCATCCAGGCCGCCGGCTCCACCGAAGGCCCGAAGGTCCGCGACGGCTTCTACAAGATCGGCACCTATCCGGGCCTGATCAAAACCTACGACAAGCCCTTCGCCCCCGGCCAGCACGACGCGCTCGGCCCGAACGATTACGTGTTCACCCGCTTCAAGGACGGTGAGATCGTCGCGGTGACCAACTGA
- a CDS encoding branched-chain amino acid ABC transporter ATP-binding protein/permease gives MPYLRSAPAMRLGIAGLTAAALGLVALTAGYSHFVIALVALTTVAGVGLNVLLGLTGLISFGHAGFYAIGAYASAILTLHGVSFWLALPAAALVAALVGGLVAVPAMRVKGPYLAMLTIAFGFIVEHGLIEGGALTGGQNGLVVTDAPTLFGESLSPAGLAVLAVLAAGASLAGFDILARSRLGRAMRAVRDADVAAAALGFDPVRVKTLAFAISAALTGLAGAVLPPLMLFIAPSSFPFSQSILFVLSVIVGGAGTVLGPLLGALVTVLLPEALSGLAEYRLLFFGVATLAVLWLVPSGLVGSLARLLPRGRDAPAAAESGDAPLPGATAREALVLEGLGIRFGGITAAEGVDLTARPAAVTSVIGPNGAGKTTVLNMVSGFYRPSAGAIRLGNRELAGRPAHVVARAGIARTYQTTRLFGSLPVVDNVALGLAPGRLWRRARAGDRRTATALLSFVGYRGALDRPAAELPHVDRRLVEIARALAGSPAVLLLDEPAAGLSRSDTDRLARLIRRIADSGVAVVLVEHDMPLVMGISDHILVMDAGRPIARGTPAEIRRDPAVLRAYLGGADTPARPRSAPWQGPADAILSVLDLTAGYGAAPVLDGVHLDVRPGETVALLGANGAGKSTAMRALAGLLRPVAGSVVFDGRRIDALPAHRIARGGLVLVPEGRQVFPELTVVENIRLGAFGRGTPIDPAEVERLLDRFPRLRDRSASRAGLLSGGEQQMLAIARGLMAHPRILLLDEPSLGLAPAMINALYATVAELRDEGVTILIVDQMAALALTVADRGYVLEQGRVVARGTAAELSADKGLEAAYLGAA, from the coding sequence ATGCCGTACCTGCGCTCGGCCCCGGCGATGCGGCTCGGCATCGCCGGCCTCACCGCCGCCGCGCTCGGCCTCGTCGCGCTGACCGCCGGCTACAGCCACTTCGTGATCGCCCTCGTGGCGCTGACCACGGTGGCGGGCGTCGGCCTCAACGTGCTCCTCGGCCTGACCGGGCTGATCTCCTTCGGCCATGCCGGCTTCTATGCGATCGGCGCCTACGCGAGCGCGATCCTGACGCTCCACGGCGTCAGCTTCTGGCTGGCGCTCCCGGCGGCGGCCCTGGTCGCGGCGCTCGTCGGCGGCCTCGTGGCGGTGCCGGCGATGCGGGTGAAGGGCCCCTACCTCGCCATGCTGACGATCGCCTTCGGCTTCATCGTCGAGCACGGGCTGATCGAGGGCGGCGCGCTGACCGGCGGCCAGAACGGCCTCGTCGTCACCGACGCGCCGACGCTTTTCGGCGAGTCACTCTCGCCGGCCGGGCTCGCGGTGCTGGCGGTGCTCGCGGCCGGCGCCAGCCTCGCCGGGTTCGACATCCTCGCCCGAAGCCGCCTCGGCCGGGCGATGCGCGCGGTGCGCGACGCCGACGTCGCGGCCGCGGCTCTGGGCTTCGATCCGGTCCGGGTGAAGACCCTGGCCTTCGCGATCTCCGCGGCCCTGACCGGCCTCGCGGGGGCTGTCCTGCCGCCGCTGATGCTGTTCATCGCGCCGAGCTCGTTCCCGTTCTCGCAGTCGATCCTGTTCGTCCTCTCGGTGATCGTCGGCGGCGCCGGCACGGTGCTCGGCCCGCTCCTCGGCGCCCTCGTCACCGTGCTGCTGCCGGAGGCGCTGTCGGGGCTCGCCGAGTACCGCCTGCTGTTCTTCGGCGTCGCGACCCTGGCGGTGCTGTGGCTGGTGCCCTCGGGGCTGGTCGGCAGCCTCGCTCGCCTGCTGCCCCGCGGCCGAGACGCGCCGGCCGCCGCGGAGAGTGGGGACGCGCCGCTGCCCGGCGCGACGGCGCGTGAGGCCCTCGTCCTCGAGGGGCTCGGTATCCGCTTCGGCGGCATCACGGCGGCCGAGGGGGTCGACCTCACCGCCCGGCCAGCGGCCGTCACCAGCGTGATCGGCCCGAACGGCGCCGGTAAGACCACCGTTCTCAACATGGTCTCGGGCTTCTACCGCCCGAGCGCCGGGGCGATCCGGCTCGGAAACCGCGAGCTCGCCGGCCGGCCCGCGCACGTCGTCGCCCGGGCCGGCATCGCGCGCACCTACCAGACCACGCGCCTGTTCGGCTCGCTGCCGGTGGTCGACAACGTCGCCCTCGGCCTCGCGCCGGGCCGGCTGTGGCGCCGCGCCCGCGCGGGGGACCGCCGGACCGCCACCGCGCTCCTGTCCTTCGTCGGCTACCGCGGCGCCCTCGACCGCCCGGCCGCCGAGCTGCCCCATGTCGACCGGCGCCTCGTGGAGATTGCCCGGGCGCTCGCCGGCAGCCCCGCGGTGCTGCTCCTCGACGAGCCCGCCGCCGGCCTGTCGCGGTCCGATACCGACCGGCTGGCCCGGCTGATCCGCCGGATCGCCGACAGCGGCGTCGCGGTGGTGCTGGTCGAGCACGACATGCCGCTGGTGATGGGCATCTCCGACCACATCCTCGTCATGGATGCCGGGCGCCCGATCGCGCGGGGCACGCCCGCCGAGATCCGGCGCGACCCGGCGGTCCTGCGCGCCTATCTCGGCGGCGCCGACACGCCGGCCCGGCCGCGGAGCGCGCCGTGGCAGGGTCCGGCGGACGCGATCCTCTCGGTCCTCGACCTGACCGCCGGCTACGGCGCCGCGCCCGTCCTCGACGGCGTCCATCTCGACGTGCGGCCGGGCGAGACCGTCGCCCTGCTGGGCGCGAACGGCGCCGGCAAGTCCACGGCCATGCGGGCGCTGGCGGGGCTGCTGCGCCCGGTCGCGGGATCGGTCGTGTTCGACGGCCGGCGCATCGACGCGCTGCCCGCGCACCGGATCGCCCGCGGCGGCCTCGTGCTGGTGCCGGAGGGCCGGCAGGTCTTCCCGGAGCTCACCGTCGTCGAGAACATCCGCCTCGGTGCCTTCGGGCGCGGGACGCCGATCGACCCGGCCGAGGTGGAGCGCCTGCTCGACCGGTTCCCGCGGCTGCGCGACCGCTCGGCAAGCCGGGCGGGCCTGCTCTCCGGCGGCGAGCAGCAGATGCTGGCCATCGCCCGCGGGTTGATGGCGCATCCGCGCATCCTGCTCCTCGACGAGCCGTCGCTCGGCCTCGCCCCGGCGATGATCAACGCCCTCTACGCCACCGTGGCCGAGCTGCGCGACGAGGGCGTCACCATCCTGATCGTCGACCAGATGGCGGCGCTGGCCCTCACGGTCGCCGACCGCGGCTACGTGCTGGAGCAGGGCCGGGTCGTCGCGCGCGGAACCGCCGCGGAGCTGTCGGCGGACAAGGGGCTGGAAGCGGCCTATCTCGGTGCGGCGTAA
- a CDS encoding polysaccharide deacetylase family protein, whose amino-acid sequence MDTNAGHGRYGYSALPDRPVYDWPEGKRLAVYIGLNLETFAFGEGLGAELAPGGPQPDVLNYAWRDWGNRVGAWRIAAMLDELAMPASVLVNSNLYRDCPGLIEAFRARGDEIVGHGRTNAERQGTLDEAAERALIAETTRVIAAQEGRPPAGWLGPWISQSRVTPDLLAEAGYRYLLDWDHDDQPTWFATRGGGRILTVPYPQELNDIPAIVARKETGRQFADAIVDAFGEMLEQARAAPLVMGIALHPYIVGRPHRLRPLRQALQHIVDRRADIWLTTAGAIADHVTAQAAEAR is encoded by the coding sequence ATGGACACGAATGCCGGACACGGCCGCTACGGCTACAGCGCCCTCCCCGACCGGCCGGTCTACGATTGGCCGGAGGGCAAGCGGCTGGCCGTCTATATCGGGCTGAACCTCGAGACCTTCGCGTTCGGCGAGGGCCTGGGCGCCGAGCTCGCGCCGGGCGGCCCGCAGCCGGACGTGCTCAACTACGCGTGGCGCGACTGGGGCAACCGGGTCGGCGCCTGGCGGATCGCCGCGATGCTGGACGAGCTGGCGATGCCGGCGAGCGTGCTGGTCAACAGCAACCTCTACCGGGACTGCCCCGGGCTGATCGAGGCGTTCCGGGCGCGGGGCGACGAGATCGTCGGCCACGGGCGGACCAACGCCGAGCGGCAGGGCACCCTCGACGAGGCCGCCGAGCGGGCGCTGATCGCCGAGACGACGCGGGTGATCGCCGCGCAGGAGGGCCGCCCGCCGGCCGGCTGGCTCGGGCCGTGGATCTCGCAATCGCGGGTGACGCCCGATCTCCTCGCCGAGGCCGGCTACCGCTACCTGCTCGACTGGGACCACGACGACCAGCCGACCTGGTTCGCGACGCGCGGCGGCGGCCGAATCCTGACGGTGCCCTACCCGCAGGAACTCAACGACATCCCCGCGATCGTGGCCCGCAAGGAGACGGGCCGCCAGTTCGCCGATGCCATCGTCGACGCCTTCGGCGAGATGCTGGAGCAGGCGCGGGCCGCGCCCCTGGTCATGGGCATCGCGCTCCACCCCTACATCGTCGGGCGCCCGCACCGGCTGCGGCCCCTGCGGCAGGCGCTCCAGCACATCGTCGACCGGCGCGCCGACATCTGGCTCACCACAGCCGGCGCCATCGCGGACCACGTCACGGCGCAGGCGGCCGAGGCCCGCTGA